One stretch of Toxoplasma gondii ME49 chromosome XI, whole genome shotgun sequence DNA includes these proteins:
- a CDS encoding UBA/TS-N domain-containing protein (encoded by transcript TGME49_311690), whose translation MTMEGQQDLTVIPPLSHQDADRRWAVQLRVYDISRGIARQMSPLLLGRQIDGIWHTGVVVYGIEYFYGGGVCTLPPEEVERDYQMQPTCVVNMGFTTIDKSTFDAFVEQISPRFTAATYDLLNWNCNHFTTELTQYLLSKPIPDYIRFQVQEVAQTPMGRMILPMLQRQQQDIQRVAAAMGRRTLWTQGESPQAVAASPASETFSPPDISSPLATVLGRVCTNRELARSTKKVFLLTLLTVVSNLLKPERDSKFLRLRRSNQVIQSKVLRIPGGEEALELLGFELLRGGEPLGARPGAAEAPGGDANAEDEFVFTLFRDPTTEANAVEKLNVQKTEIQAFFDALERAGGATTPSAASSGAGDSDGGRSATAVQSPEEKFKFQLQQLESMGFPDTQKNIEALQAVNGNLNASIDRLLS comes from the exons aTGACGATGGAAGGGCAGCAAGACCTCACCGTCatcccccctctctctcatcAAGATGCAGACCGAAGATGGGCTGTCCAACTTCGTGTCTACGATATCTCCAGAGGAAT AGCCCGGCAAAtgtcgccgcttcttcttggGCGTCAGATCGATGGCATATGGCACACTGGCGTCGTTGTGTATGGAATTGAATACTTCTATG GAGGCGGCGTGTGCACTCTTCCTCCTGAGGAAGTTGAACGAGATTACCAGATGCAGCCCACGTGTGTCGTCAACATGGGTTTTACCACCATCGACAAATCGACCTTCGACGC ATTCGTCGAGCAGATTTCGCCGCGGTTCACAGCCGCGACATACGACCTTCTCAACTGGAACTGCAACCACTTTACGACAG AGCTGACACAGTATCTGCTGAGCAAACCGATTCCGGATTATATTCGGTTCCAAGTCCAGGAAGTGGCGCAGACCCCGATGGGCAGGATGATTTTGCCGAtgctgcagaggcagcagcaAGACATTCAGCGCGTGGCCGCTGCGATGGGCCGGCGAACGCTCTGGACTCAGGGCGAGTCTCCCCAGGCCGTGGCTGCTTCGCCAGCCTCGGAAACTTTCTCCCCACCGGACATCTCGAGTCCGCTCGCGACGGTGCTCGGCCGCGTGTGTACGAACAGGGAGCTGGCGCGGAGCACCAAGAAGGTCTTTCTCCTTACGCTCTTGACGGTGGTGAGCAACTTGTTGAAGCCCGAGCGCGACTCGAAGTTTCTGCGTTTGCGCCGCAGCAACCAAGTCATCCAGTCGAAGGTTCTACGCATCCCGGggggcgaggaggcgctggAGCTGCTTGGCTTCGAACTCCTGAGGGGCGGAGAGCCTCTAGGAGCCCGGCCTGGCGCGGCGGAGGCGCCCGGAGGGGACgcgaacgcagaagacgagtTCGTCTTCACGCTGTTCAGGGACCCGACAACAGAGGCGAACGCTGTAGAGAAGTTAAACGTGCAGAAAACCGAGATTCAGGCTTTTTTCGATGCActggagagagcaggaggcgcCACCACTCCAAGCGCTGCTTCCTCGGGTGCAGGAGACAGTGATGGTGGTCGGAGCGCGACTGCTGTTCAGAGCCCGGAGGAAAAATTCAAATTTCAACTGCAACAACTCGAGTCAATGGGGTTTCCAGATACCCAAAAAAACATCGA AGCCCTGCAAGCTGTCAATGGAAACTTGAACGCGTCGATTGATCGTCTTCTCAGCTGA
- a CDS encoding FUN14 family protein (encoded by transcript TGME49_311680), whose product MASSTPTQVNAAKPEELASSSSTLSPISSPPSSQGENESFFTRLSKNLSSYTLACKNVSNFSDWMQLNNKYLGSSILYTDEIGTGLIFGYCAGYAVNRALRFGALLCGIGFISVQTLSHYGYIRVNWKQVEEDLMKPLDMNGDGKFDHEDITVIKNSFMRMLAQGLPSTAGLSVGLLCGLRASR is encoded by the exons ATGGCGTCCTCGACTCCCACCCAAGTGAACGCGGCAAAGCCGGAGGAGCTGGCAAGTTCCAGCAGCACTCTTTCCCccatttcttctcctccttcatcgcaaggagagaacgaatcTTTCTTCACTCGCCTCTCCAAAAACCTCTCTTCATACACGCTAGCCTGCAAAAACGTCTCGAACTTTTCAGACTGGATGCAGCTCAACAACAAGTACCTTGGATCGAGCATTCTGTACACAGACGAGATCGGCACCGGACTCATTTTTGGTTACTGCGCAGGCTATGCTGTAAACCGAGCGCTTCGCTTCGGTGCTTTGCTGTGTGGAATCGGATTCATTTCCGTGCAG ACCCTCAGCCACTACGGCTACATCCGTGTGAACTGGAAGCAGGTGGAAGAGGACCTGATGAAGCCGCTGGACATGAACGGCGACGGAAAGTTTGACCACGAGGACATTACAGTCATCAAAAACTCGTTTATGCGAATGCTGGCACAGGGTCTGCCCTCGACAGCAGGACTGTCTGTTGGCTTGCTGTGTGGCTTGCGCGCGTCCAGGTAG
- the TSA1 gene encoding transmembrane surface antigen TSA1 (encoded by transcript TGME49_311670~Product name based on PMID:19581395.): MLCVEVLELLLYSCLHEYCCCGRGGSSNCVERGSQGNDGVDSVIYGAEEDGCPCKQIRNILVVSLCDGGIVAAAVSSSHTRPFAAKALAFPPSHFSPTCMLASETKVTQQPADAAVSPQPMQSSTQPLQIPGEREHPRRGPIESQHNGAQTIAALLASLYDEFFYALSEQPTLGRRFCCGDGMRCPIRCPQPREPKQGSAGPNGEEAQEEDEAKRNTARVEPYTLSDSALSGFLEPADELPVLVVSRDRDKAAVGPFFVREGELPPEEEAKRLAQLQRGKDARRRMDEHGEVERTGRGQSARTPAGEEGRGADFDAALSPGNSAGLSEGKVRGTFERKEGEGREGRLVEDTCISTGASEAPCGTISEQSAPTSLNASQTAAGNRDTSTRSCPGTELEQEVGVEVPLVLIVWGTEKAREGLLLQTYDRARRLLSRKMVGLA, from the coding sequence ATGCTCTGTGTGGAGGTTCTGGAGCTGCTGCTCTATTCCTGCCTGCACGAGTATTGCTGCTGCGGCCGCGGGGGCAGCTCGAACTGCGTAGAGAGGGGTTCTCAGGGGAATGATGGCGTAGACTCGGTAATATACggcgcggaagaagacggttGCCCGTGCAAACAGATCCGTAACATTCTtgtggtgtctctgtgtgacGGCGGCATTGTTGCCGCCGCAGTTTCCTCCTCACACACGCGGCCGTTCGCTGCAAAGGCTCTCGCATTTCCTCCGTCGCACTTCTCGCCAACCTGCATGCTCGCCAGCGAGACGAAGGTCACGCAGCAACCTGCAGACGCAGCCGTCTCGCCGCAACCGATGCAGTCGTCTACCCAGCCGCTCCAGATTCCCGGAGAGCGTGAGCATCCCCGACGAGGTCCGATCGAAAGCCAGCACAACGGCGCTCAAACGATCGCCGCGCTTCTGGCCTCCCTCTATGATGAGTTCTTCTATGCACTCAGCGAGCAGCCAACGTTGGGCCGGAGATTCTGCTGCGGAGACGGCATGCGCTGCCCCATACGGTGCCCGCAGCCGCGGGAGCCGAAGCAAGGGAGCGCCGGTCCTAATGGCGAGGAGGCCCAGGAAGAGGATGAGGCAAAACGAAACACTGCGCGGGTAGAGCCCTACACACTTTCTGACTCTGCATTATCCGGCTTTCTGGAGCCCGCAGACGAGCTCCCGGTGCTGGTGGTCTCCCGCGACCGAGACAAAGCAGCGGTCGGGCCCTTCTTTGTTCGCGAGGGCGAACTGCCACctgaggaagaggcgaagcgctTGGCACAACttcagagaggaaaggacgcGCGGCGACGAATGGACGAGCATGGCGAGGTGGAACGTACGGGCAGAGGCCAGTCTGCGAGGACCCCAGCTggggaggaagggagaggggCGGATTTCGACGCTGCCCTGTCACCTGGAAACAGCGCAGGACTGTCAGAAGGCAAGGTGAGAGGAACTTTTGAAAGGAAAGAGggggaaggaagggaaggcCGACTGGTAGAGGACACATGCATCTCCACAGGAGCGAGCGAGGCGCCGTGCGGAACGATATCTGAGCAGAGTGCTCCGACGTCTCTCAACGCTAGTCAGACAGCCGCTGGGAACCGCGACACCAGTACCAGAAGCTGTCCGGGGACCGAACTCGAACAGGAAGTCGGAGTCGAGGTCCCTCTCGTACTGATCGTTTGGGGAACTGAAAAGGCCCGAGAGGGCTTGCTTCTGCAGACGTACGACCGAGCTCGCAGGCTCCTGAGCAGAAAAATGGTGGGCCTGGCCTGA